A single window of Zea mays cultivar B73 chromosome 10, Zm-B73-REFERENCE-NAM-5.0, whole genome shotgun sequence DNA harbors:
- the LOC100281210 gene encoding xylosyltransferase 2 has protein sequence MRKNLGLGSGPARPFGDRRWLLPFLATMLVTATLLLAAACGLFSPPYPGGGSDAVLFDVVSLADWDDGGSSTGGDGAPSVEAGIKNRLLEGNAASDSDDENPDDAAVNSDDSDAEPPRIAYLLEGTKGDGLRMRRTLQAIYHPRNQYILHLDLEAPPRERIDLAMYVKGDPMFSQVGNVRVIAKGNLVTYKGPTMVACTLHAVAILLKEGLQWDWFINLSASDYPLMTQDDILHVFSSLPRNLNFIEHFRLSGWKVNIRAKPIVLDPGLYLSKKFDLTMTTERRELPTSFKLYTGSAWIMLTKSFLEYCIWGWDNLPRNLLMYYVNFISSPEGYFQTVICNSDDFRGTAVGHDLHYIAWDYPPKQHPLILSMKDFNRMVKSGAPFARKFPKDDKVLDKIDRELLHRSEGWFTPGAWCDGSSEGGADPCLSRGEDSVFEPGPGAERLRGLMKKVLSWDYRNGSCSSLAYDQTKRDWYVPKSRG, from the exons ATGAGGAAGAATCTGGGGCTCGGCTCGGGCCCCGCGCGTCCGTTCGGTGACCGCCGCTGGCTGCTCCCTTTCCTCGCCACCATGCTCGTCACGGCCACGCTCCTACTCGCCGCCGCGTGCGGCCTCTTCTCGCCGCCGTACCCGGGCGGCGGCAGCGACGCGGTCTTGTTCGACGTGGTCTCCCTCGCCGACTGGGACGACGGCGGCTCGTCGACAGGCGGCGACGGCGCCCCCTCCGTCGAGGCGGGAATCAAGAACCGGCTGCTGGAAGGTAACGCCGCCAGCGACAGCGATGACGAGAACCCCGACGACGCCGCCGTCAACTCTGACGACTCCGATGCCGAGCCGCCGCGGATCGCGTACCTCCTCGAGGGCACCAAGGGGGACGGCCTGCGGATGCGGCGGACTCTGCAGGCCATCTACCACCCGCGCAACCAGTACATCCTGCACCTCGACCTGGAGGCGCCGCCGCGGGAACGGATCGACCTGGCAATGTATGTCAAGGGTGATCCCATGTTCAGCCAGGTCGGGAATGTGCGTGTCATCGCCAAGGGCAACCTTGTCACCTACAAGGGGCCGACCATGGTCGCCTGCACGCTCCACGCCGTCGCCATTCTCCTCAAGGAGGGGCTCCAGTGGGACTGGTTCATCAATCTCAGTGCGTCAGATTATCCGCTCATGACACAAGATG ACATACTTCATGTCTTCTCTTCTTTGCCAAGAAATCTTAATTTTATAGAGCACTTTCGGTTATCTGGATGGAAAGT TAATATAAGGGCAAAACCAATTGTTCTGGACCCAGGGCTCTATCTGTCCAAGAAATTTGATCTTACTATGACTACTGAGCGGAGAGAATTGCCAACATCTTTCAAATTATATACTG GTTCTGCTTGGATAATGCTTACGAAGTCCTTCCTTGAGTACTGTATATGGGGCTGGGATAATCTCCCACGGAACCTTCTGATGTACTATGTCAACTTCATCTCCTCACCAGAAGGCTACTTCCAAACTGTCATATGCAATTCTGATGATTTTCGGGGCACGGCAGTTGGCCACGACCTTCATTACATCGCCTGGGACTACCCTCCAAAGCAGCATCCGTTGATCCTCTCCATGAAGGACTTCAACAGGATGGTCAAGAGCGGCGCGCCATTTGCGCGTAAGTTTCCCAAGGACGACAAGGTCCTGGACAAGATAGACCGCGAGCTCTTGCACCGCTCGGAGGGCTGGTTCACCCCTGGAGCATGGTGTGACGGGAGCTCTGAAGGAGGAGCTGATCCATGCCTGTCTAGGGGTGAAGACTCTGTTTTCGAGCCTGGACCTGGTGCCGAAAGGCTGCGAGGCCTGATGAAGAAGGTGCTCTCGTGGGATTACCGCAATGGCAGCTGTTCCTCGCTTGCTTATGATCAGACGAAGAGGGACTGGTATGTTCCTAAGAGTAGAGGATAA